A single region of the Legionella oakridgensis ATCC 33761 = DSM 21215 genome encodes:
- a CDS encoding phosphodiester glycosidase family protein, which translates to MLRQTIDLRQRLKSLILLVTLLLVTPLSFADNWRELAPGIQYRDLSASVLNPWSHIHVFRIDLKKNQFDLVMAKQLSQKHASTDEFARHSDALIAINGGFFDRDYHSLGLRISNHQQHNPLKRISWWGIFYIKGQKPHLSGPRQFRHDRNIDFALQSGPRLLVDGQIPPLKPGIAERSALGITSNNDVIILVTDNTPMTTKTLAELMKSPPLNCKDALNLDGGSSSQLTANIGSFQLNVHGFSNISDAVIVRPRLP; encoded by the coding sequence ATGCTTAGGCAAACCATTGACTTAAGGCAAAGACTAAAATCGCTTATTTTATTAGTTACGCTTTTATTGGTAACCCCTTTGAGTTTTGCTGATAATTGGCGGGAACTTGCCCCGGGTATTCAATATCGTGACTTAAGCGCAAGCGTATTAAATCCATGGTCTCATATTCATGTGTTCCGCATTGATTTGAAAAAAAATCAATTTGATTTGGTCATGGCCAAGCAATTATCTCAAAAACATGCATCAACCGATGAATTTGCTCGACACAGTGATGCCTTGATTGCCATTAATGGTGGATTTTTTGACCGAGACTATCATTCTCTCGGTTTACGAATTAGTAATCACCAACAACATAATCCATTAAAACGGATCAGTTGGTGGGGAATATTTTATATCAAAGGCCAAAAACCTCATTTATCTGGCCCACGGCAATTTAGACATGACCGAAACATTGATTTTGCATTGCAAAGTGGCCCGCGTCTTTTGGTCGATGGACAAATCCCGCCGCTTAAACCTGGCATTGCCGAACGCTCTGCCCTTGGTATTACCTCCAACAACGACGTGATCATCCTGGTGACGGACAACACGCCCATGACCACCAAAACATTAGCTGAACTCATGAAATCACCACCACTTAACTGTAAAGACGCTCTTAATCTGGATGGCGGAAGTTCCAGTCAACTGACAGCAAACATCGGTTCGTTTCAATTGAATGTACATGGTTTTTCCAACATCAGTGATGCAGTCATCGTCCGACCACGTCTTCCTTAA
- a CDS encoding ribonucleotide-diphosphate reductase subunit beta: MTSEQLQQSKAAKSLGATGLEALEMGAGRIQVDDKKIINCRADLNQLVPFKYTWAWEKYLTACANHWMPNEISMSADLALWNDPNGLSNDERLIIKRNLGFFSTADSLVANNLVLAVYRHITNPECRQYLLRQAFEEALHTHAYQYVIESLGLNEAEVFNMYREIPSVATKAAWALPFTQSLSDPNFRTGTPENDQRLLRDLIAFYVVFEGIFFYVGFTQILSMGRRNKMVGTSEQFQYILRDESMHMNFGIDVINQIKIENPHLWTPQFKNEMIHMIKEGVELEYQYAKDTMPHGILGMNAGMFEEYLHFIANRRLNQIGLPEQYPGAENPFPWMSEMMDLKKEKNFFETRVIEYQAGGTLSWDDEDN, from the coding sequence ATGACCAGCGAACAATTACAACAATCAAAAGCTGCGAAATCACTTGGTGCAACCGGCCTGGAAGCCCTCGAAATGGGGGCTGGTCGCATCCAAGTCGACGATAAAAAAATTATTAATTGTCGGGCTGATTTAAATCAATTAGTGCCTTTCAAATACACTTGGGCATGGGAAAAGTATCTAACGGCTTGTGCTAACCATTGGATGCCTAATGAAATCAGCATGAGTGCTGATCTGGCCTTGTGGAATGATCCAAACGGTTTATCTAACGATGAACGTTTAATTATTAAGCGCAATCTGGGCTTTTTTTCAACCGCAGACTCCCTGGTTGCCAATAACTTGGTATTGGCTGTTTACCGCCATATCACCAATCCTGAATGTCGGCAATATCTCTTGCGGCAAGCGTTTGAAGAAGCATTACATACGCACGCTTATCAATACGTGATTGAAAGCTTAGGTTTAAATGAAGCAGAAGTATTTAACATGTATCGCGAAATTCCATCCGTGGCTACCAAAGCCGCCTGGGCTTTACCATTTACCCAAAGTTTAAGCGATCCAAACTTCCGTACAGGTACACCTGAAAACGATCAACGTCTGTTACGAGACTTGATTGCCTTTTACGTGGTTTTTGAAGGTATTTTCTTCTACGTCGGCTTCACCCAGATTTTATCCATGGGCAGACGCAACAAGATGGTTGGGACTTCTGAACAATTTCAGTACATTTTACGTGACGAATCCATGCACATGAACTTCGGTATTGATGTGATTAATCAAATTAAAATTGAAAATCCACATTTATGGACACCGCAATTTAAAAACGAAATGATTCACATGATTAAAGAAGGCGTGGAGTTAGAATATCAATACGCTAAAGACACGATGCCACATGGTATCTTGGGCATGAACGCCGGCATGTTTGAAGAATACCTGCATTTCATTGCCAATCGTCGTTTAAATCAAATTGGTTTACCAGAGCAATATCCTGGTGCCGAAAATCCATTCCCCTGGATGAGCGAAATGATGGATTTGAAAAAAGAGAAAAACTTCTTTGAAACCCGAGTCATTGAGTATCAAGCTGGCGGTACATTAAGTTGGGATGATGAAGATAATTAA
- a CDS encoding ribonucleoside-diphosphate reductase subunit alpha yields MSEILEPVKDLPKQSQLELTANTPGLLKTIKRNGKVVHYDESKIKVAITKAFIAVEGGNAAASNRIHQQIDELAQQITQTFKRRLPSGGTIHIEDIQDQVELALMRNSQYKIARAYVLYREERRKARATELKQQASDKQVPLITMPDGELVPLDMERVHTIVAEACRELTNVKTEPVIKDALRNLYNQASLDDVHKALIMAARALVETEPNYTFVSARLLLDSLRSEALSLLEIQNEATFDEMASLYPAYFKSYIAKGIQQGMLDPKLGEFDLDKLANALLPERDMQFTYLSLQTLYDRYFIHEHSVRYELPQAFFMRVAMGLAIREHEKEEKAIEFYSLLSSFDYMASTPTLFNSGTVRPQLSSCYLTTVPDDLDGIYSAIKDNALLSKFAGGLGNDWTPVRAMGSHIKGTNGKSQGVVPFLNVADATAIAVNQGGKRKGAVCAYLECWHRDVEEFLELRKNTGDDRRRTHDMNTALWVPDLFMKRVHEQGDWTLFSPDEVPNLHDQYGNSFETLYLDYEEKARLGKIKNVKTIPAIKLWRKMLSMLFETGHPWLTFKDACNLRSPQQHAGVIHSSNLCTEITLNTSKDEIAVCNLGSINLPAHIKAGKLDGEKLQQTIKTAIRMLDNVIDINYYSVPQARNSNLKHRPIGLGLMGFQDALYQLKLDYASEEAVEFADTSMELISYYAIEASCELAKERGRYSSYEGSLWSKGILPIDSINLLQQARGQHLKQDRSQRLDWESLRIKVRTQGMRNSNVMAIAPTATISNICGVSQSIEPTYQNLYVKSNLSGEFTVVNPYLVADLKALNLWDEVMVNDLKYFNGSVQPISRVPAELKARYATAFEIDPIWLVEAGSRRQKWLDQAQSLNIYMAKPSGKKLDELYRLAWVRGLKTTYYLRSVGASNAEKSTVTDGALNAVKINEPKACSITDPDCEACQ; encoded by the coding sequence ATGTCTGAGATACTTGAACCAGTAAAAGACCTACCCAAGCAAAGCCAACTGGAATTAACCGCAAACACACCGGGTTTGCTAAAAACGATCAAACGAAATGGCAAAGTCGTCCATTATGATGAAAGCAAAATAAAAGTAGCCATTACCAAAGCGTTTATTGCTGTCGAAGGTGGGAACGCCGCAGCTTCTAACCGCATTCATCAACAAATTGATGAATTAGCTCAACAAATTACTCAAACCTTTAAACGACGTCTGCCAAGTGGTGGAACCATTCATATTGAAGACATTCAAGATCAGGTCGAACTGGCTTTAATGCGTAATAGCCAATACAAAATAGCCCGTGCCTATGTTCTTTATCGTGAAGAACGGCGAAAAGCTCGCGCGACAGAATTAAAACAACAAGCGAGCGACAAGCAAGTTCCTTTAATCACCATGCCGGATGGCGAGCTCGTTCCCTTGGATATGGAGCGTGTACACACCATTGTTGCAGAAGCATGCCGTGAACTTACCAACGTTAAAACTGAACCTGTTATAAAAGATGCCTTACGTAATTTATATAATCAGGCCAGTTTGGATGATGTTCATAAAGCATTAATTATGGCAGCCCGTGCCCTGGTTGAGACTGAACCCAACTATACATTCGTCAGCGCCCGTTTACTGCTTGATAGTTTACGTTCCGAAGCCCTTAGCCTGCTTGAAATACAAAATGAAGCAACCTTTGATGAAATGGCTTCTCTTTATCCAGCCTATTTCAAATCCTACATTGCCAAAGGCATTCAACAAGGCATGCTTGATCCAAAACTTGGTGAATTTGATCTGGATAAACTCGCAAACGCATTATTGCCCGAGCGTGATATGCAATTCACCTACTTAAGCTTACAAACGCTTTATGACCGCTACTTTATTCATGAACACAGTGTACGCTATGAATTACCCCAGGCTTTTTTCATGCGAGTTGCCATGGGACTTGCAATCCGTGAGCACGAGAAAGAAGAGAAAGCCATTGAATTTTATAGTTTGCTCTCATCCTTCGACTATATGGCATCAACACCAACCTTGTTCAACTCTGGCACTGTGCGTCCTCAATTATCCAGTTGCTATTTAACCACCGTTCCTGATGATCTGGATGGCATTTACAGCGCCATTAAAGACAATGCCCTATTATCAAAATTTGCTGGGGGATTAGGCAACGACTGGACACCAGTAAGAGCAATGGGTTCTCATATCAAAGGAACCAATGGTAAATCACAGGGCGTAGTTCCCTTTTTAAATGTTGCTGATGCAACGGCCATTGCCGTTAATCAGGGCGGTAAACGTAAAGGCGCCGTCTGTGCCTACCTTGAGTGTTGGCATCGTGATGTAGAAGAATTTCTCGAATTACGCAAAAACACGGGCGACGATCGGCGTCGGACTCACGACATGAATACAGCATTGTGGGTTCCTGACTTATTCATGAAGCGCGTGCATGAACAAGGAGATTGGACGCTGTTTTCACCTGATGAAGTGCCCAATTTACATGATCAATACGGTAATTCTTTTGAAACCTTATATCTGGACTATGAAGAAAAAGCCCGTCTTGGCAAAATCAAAAATGTAAAGACCATTCCAGCCATCAAATTATGGCGTAAAATGTTGTCCATGCTCTTTGAAACCGGCCATCCCTGGTTAACCTTTAAGGATGCCTGCAATTTGCGCTCTCCTCAACAGCATGCAGGAGTCATTCACAGTTCAAATTTATGTACAGAAATTACACTTAATACCTCGAAAGATGAAATTGCTGTTTGTAACTTAGGCAGTATAAACTTGCCTGCCCACATCAAAGCAGGCAAGCTGGATGGAGAAAAATTGCAACAAACCATCAAGACTGCCATTCGCATGTTGGATAATGTGATTGATATTAACTACTATTCCGTTCCCCAAGCACGTAATTCCAACCTGAAACATCGTCCAATTGGCTTAGGTTTGATGGGATTTCAAGACGCGTTGTATCAACTTAAATTGGATTATGCCTCCGAAGAAGCCGTTGAGTTTGCTGATACCTCGATGGAACTTATCAGTTACTATGCCATTGAAGCTTCTTGCGAGTTGGCCAAAGAGCGCGGTCGCTATTCAAGCTATGAAGGGTCTTTATGGAGTAAAGGCATCCTTCCCATTGATTCTATTAATTTGCTGCAGCAAGCACGTGGACAACATTTAAAGCAAGATCGTTCACAACGCTTGGATTGGGAATCATTACGCATTAAAGTCCGCACTCAAGGTATGCGTAACTCCAATGTCATGGCCATCGCTCCAACCGCAACCATTTCCAATATTTGTGGAGTTTCACAATCCATTGAACCGACTTATCAGAACCTGTATGTAAAATCAAATCTGTCCGGTGAATTTACGGTGGTCAATCCTTATCTGGTGGCCGATTTGAAAGCCCTGAACCTGTGGGATGAGGTGATGGTCAATGATTTGAAATACTTTAATGGCAGCGTGCAACCGATCAGCCGTGTGCCAGCAGAATTAAAAGCCCGCTATGCAACCGCTTTTGAAATTGACCCAATCTGGCTGGTTGAAGCCGGTTCACGACGGCAAAAATGGCTGGATCAAGCCCAATCTTTAAACATTTACATGGCAAAACCATCGGGCAAAAAACTTGACGAACTATATCGCCTGGCTTGGGTTCGTGGCTTAAAAACCACTTACTATTTACGCAGTGTAGGTGCCAGTAATGCTGAAAAATCAACCGTCACAGATGGCGCATTGAATGCTGTTAAAATCAATGAACCAAAGGCCTGTTCTATTACAGATCCTGACTGTGAAGCTTGCCAATAA
- the lysS gene encoding lysine--tRNA ligase yields the protein MIEEHIDESEVYQIRKQKLAQLREKGFNFPNQFQRQHLAQDLMEQYGETTKEDLADKHVNVVVAGRIVLRRIMGKASFFHIQDVSGRLQIYVRQNDVPEIYEQFKHWDLGDIVGIRGELFKTNTGELTVHAEHVELLTKSLRPLPDKFHGLADQEMRYRKRYVDLIANEESRKVFLTRSHLIRACRQFMDGHQFLEVETPMMHPIPGGALARPFITHHNTLAMQMFLRIAPELYLKRLVVGGFERVYEINRNFRNEGISTRHNPEFTMMEFYEAYATYHDLMDFTEELLRFLCDEVVGSRQIEYQGQVIDFTKPFLRMSIKEAILKFHPELQAVQLETIEDCRVLLDKFGFAYKKTDGLGKLQMILFEETVEHQLIQPTFITEYPTEVSPLARCNEINPEVTDRFEFFIAGREIANGFSELNDPDDQAVRFQKQVEEKEAGDLEAMHYDSDYIEALEYGMPPTAGEGIGIDRLVMLFTDSPSIRDVILFPHLRISV from the coding sequence ATGATAGAAGAACACATCGACGAAAGCGAAGTTTACCAAATCCGCAAACAGAAATTGGCACAATTGCGGGAGAAAGGGTTTAATTTCCCTAATCAATTCCAACGCCAGCATTTGGCACAAGATCTAATGGAGCAATATGGTGAAACCACCAAGGAAGACTTGGCGGATAAGCATGTTAATGTTGTGGTTGCTGGCCGTATTGTCTTGCGTCGTATCATGGGCAAAGCAAGTTTTTTTCATATACAGGATGTATCTGGACGTCTGCAAATTTATGTCCGACAAAATGACGTTCCGGAAATTTATGAGCAATTCAAACATTGGGATTTGGGAGACATCGTTGGTATAAGAGGTGAATTATTTAAAACGAATACCGGTGAATTAACGGTTCATGCCGAGCATGTTGAATTGTTAACCAAATCATTACGACCATTGCCTGACAAGTTTCATGGACTTGCGGATCAAGAAATGCGTTATCGTAAACGCTATGTGGATTTGATTGCTAATGAAGAGAGCCGTAAAGTATTTTTAACCCGTTCGCATTTAATCCGCGCTTGCCGGCAGTTTATGGATGGGCATCAATTTTTGGAAGTGGAAACGCCAATGATGCACCCTATACCAGGTGGTGCTTTGGCTCGTCCTTTTATTACTCACCATAATACCTTGGCGATGCAAATGTTTTTACGTATTGCTCCTGAGTTATATTTGAAACGGCTGGTGGTCGGGGGATTTGAGCGTGTGTATGAAATTAATCGTAATTTCCGTAATGAAGGAATCTCGACGCGCCATAATCCGGAATTTACCATGATGGAGTTTTATGAAGCGTATGCAACGTATCATGATTTGATGGATTTTACGGAAGAGTTACTGCGTTTTCTCTGTGATGAGGTAGTAGGCAGTCGTCAAATTGAGTATCAGGGGCAAGTCATTGACTTCACGAAACCTTTTCTTCGCATGAGCATTAAAGAGGCCATTTTAAAATTTCATCCTGAGTTGCAGGCCGTGCAGTTGGAAACCATTGAAGATTGTCGGGTCTTGTTGGATAAGTTTGGTTTTGCTTATAAGAAAACGGATGGGTTGGGCAAATTGCAAATGATTTTATTTGAAGAAACTGTTGAACATCAGTTAATTCAACCAACCTTTATCACCGAATATCCAACGGAGGTTTCTCCTTTAGCACGTTGCAATGAAATCAATCCAGAGGTTACTGATCGTTTTGAATTTTTTATCGCCGGTCGTGAAATTGCGAATGGTTTTTCAGAACTTAATGATCCAGATGATCAAGCGGTTCGTTTTCAAAAACAGGTTGAAGAAAAAGAGGCCGGAGATTTGGAAGCCATGCATTATGACAGCGATTATATCGAAGCGTTGGAATATGGAATGCCACCAACTGCTGGCGAGGGTATAGGAATTGATCGTTTAGTGATGTTATTTACGGATTCACCTTCCATTCGCGACGTGATCTTGTTTCCCCATTTGCGTATAAGCGTTTGA
- a CDS encoding RNA polymerase sigma factor FliA: protein MNKNKENVVNDALASDGKVEKQTQEALVKTHAYMVKRIAHHLLGRLPPSIQLDDLLQAGMLGLLEAALHYDAGKGASFETYASIRIRGHMLDEVRRNDWVPRSVYRNARMIASAVREVENRLGRDAKDHEVAEELGISLEEYHEILNDSAGGHLYAFEDLGVTDDVLLSDETVGHSTEPHISALQADRTSQLSQIIDSLPKKEQLVLSLYYEQDLNLKEIGEVLGVSESRVSQIHSQATHRIKSRLPEL from the coding sequence ATGAATAAGAATAAGGAGAACGTCGTGAATGATGCTTTGGCTTCAGACGGCAAAGTGGAGAAACAAACGCAGGAAGCGTTGGTAAAAACTCATGCGTATATGGTCAAACGTATTGCCCATCATTTACTGGGAAGGCTGCCGCCTTCGATTCAATTGGATGATTTGTTGCAGGCAGGGATGTTAGGGCTTTTGGAAGCGGCACTTCATTATGATGCTGGGAAAGGAGCGTCTTTTGAAACGTATGCAAGTATTCGTATTCGCGGTCATATGCTTGATGAAGTGCGGCGTAATGATTGGGTACCGCGTTCAGTTTATCGCAATGCGCGCATGATTGCTTCTGCAGTGCGCGAGGTTGAGAATCGATTAGGGCGGGATGCCAAGGATCATGAAGTGGCAGAAGAACTTGGGATCAGTCTGGAAGAATATCATGAAATATTAAATGATTCCGCTGGAGGTCATTTGTACGCTTTTGAAGATTTAGGCGTCACGGATGATGTGCTATTGAGCGATGAAACAGTCGGTCATTCTACCGAGCCTCATATCAGCGCTTTGCAAGCGGATAGAACATCGCAATTATCTCAAATTATTGATAGTTTGCCTAAGAAAGAACAATTAGTGCTTTCACTGTATTACGAACAGGATTTAAATCTGAAAGAGATTGGAGAAGTATTGGGGGTTAGTGAGTCGCGAGTGTCCCAAATTCATTCCCAAGCGACACACCGAATTAAATCACGCTTACCTGAATTGTAA
- a CDS encoding Thivi_2564 family membrane protein, which yields MNNLLNLFANIIVFGVILGLINAFLPMARAIKSLLNLLVLIVLILYILQFFAIIPTVIPMFRVIR from the coding sequence ATGAATAACCTCTTGAATTTGTTTGCTAACATCATTGTGTTTGGTGTTATTTTGGGCTTGATTAATGCCTTTCTTCCTATGGCACGCGCCATTAAAAGTTTATTAAATTTATTAGTCTTGATTGTATTAATTTTATATATCCTTCAGTTTTTTGCGATTATTCCAACCGTGATACCGATGTTTAGAGTGATTCGTTGA
- a CDS encoding aspartate kinase: protein MALLVQKFGGTSVATQAHINHAADIVAKAKHAGHDVVVVVSAMSGETDKLIGLAHQMSESPEPREYAALIATGEQVSMTLMAMALINRGIPARSYTGGQARILTCSQFKKARIHAIDTQPILEDLKQGRVVVIAGFQGVDKEGNITTLGRGGSDTTAVAIAAALKADECQIYTDVDGVYTTDPRVVPEARRLDQVTFEEMLELSSLGAKVLQIRSVEFAGKYNIPLRVLSSAKEGPGTLITYQQERRMESYSVTGIAFSRNEAKVSLSGVPDAPGIASTILDEISSIGVNVDMILQHLSADNKTDFTFTVHRDEYQATMQHLRKIAKEMQAREVIGVEKLAKLSLVGAGLKSHPEVAPLMFKTLAANGINIQLIATSEIKISVVIDEALLDEGVRALHRTFHLEKEVVDESRQQVANALPKAAKALY, encoded by the coding sequence ATGGCATTGCTTGTGCAGAAATTTGGAGGAACATCGGTTGCTACCCAGGCACATATCAACCATGCGGCTGATATAGTGGCCAAGGCAAAGCATGCTGGGCATGATGTGGTGGTCGTTGTTTCAGCAATGAGCGGTGAAACCGATAAATTGATTGGTCTTGCTCATCAAATGAGTGAGAGCCCTGAACCGCGAGAATATGCCGCTCTGATTGCTACCGGCGAACAGGTATCTATGACCTTGATGGCCATGGCATTGATTAATCGTGGTATCCCGGCACGTTCTTATACCGGTGGGCAAGCCCGTATCCTGACTTGCAGTCAATTTAAAAAAGCACGTATCCATGCCATTGATACGCAACCTATACTGGAAGACCTTAAGCAAGGCAGAGTGGTGGTTATTGCAGGATTTCAGGGCGTGGATAAAGAGGGCAATATCACTACATTGGGAAGAGGTGGGTCGGACACGACGGCGGTCGCCATTGCCGCTGCTCTAAAGGCCGATGAATGTCAGATTTATACGGATGTGGATGGTGTGTATACGACTGATCCGCGGGTGGTGCCGGAAGCTAGGCGTCTAGATCAGGTGACGTTTGAGGAAATGCTAGAATTATCCAGTTTAGGTGCGAAAGTATTGCAAATTCGCTCAGTGGAATTTGCTGGAAAATATAATATTCCCTTGCGAGTGTTGTCTTCTGCGAAGGAAGGACCGGGCACTTTAATTACCTATCAGCAAGAACGACGTATGGAGTCTTATTCTGTAACCGGGATTGCTTTTAGTCGCAATGAAGCCAAAGTTTCTTTATCTGGCGTGCCGGATGCCCCAGGCATTGCTTCTACTATTCTTGATGAAATCAGCAGCATTGGCGTGAATGTGGATATGATTCTGCAACATCTGTCTGCTGATAACAAAACGGATTTTACTTTTACTGTCCATCGCGATGAATATCAAGCGACGATGCAGCATTTGCGTAAAATAGCCAAAGAAATGCAAGCAAGAGAAGTCATTGGGGTTGAAAAACTTGCAAAACTATCGTTGGTTGGCGCCGGCTTGAAAAGCCATCCGGAAGTAGCTCCCCTGATGTTTAAGACATTGGCAGCCAATGGCATCAATATTCAATTGATCGCCACGTCGGAAATCAAAATCTCTGTGGTGATTGATGAAGCGTTGTTGGATGAAGGTGTTCGAGCCCTGCATCGTACGTTTCATTTGGAAAAAGAGGTGGTGGATGAATCACGCCAACAGGTTGCTAACGCCTTGCCTAAAGCAGCCAAAGCACTATATTAA
- the prfB gene encoding peptide chain release factor 2 (programmed frameshift): MLEVNQINITLADLEKRVEALRGYLDFDKKRERLEEVARELESPNIWENPEQAQALGRERAQLEGVVHQLQALSQAISDLSELFELARAEEDEQAIHDVAEEMVMVARQVETLEFRRMFSGKMDNSNAFLDIQSGSGGTEAQDWAEMLLRMYLRWGEQHGFETELVECSAGEVAGIKSATIHFTGEFAYGWLRTETGVHRLVRKSPFDSGNRRHTSFAAVFVSPEVDDDIDIEINPADLRIDTYRASGAGGQHVNRTDSAVRITHEPTGIVVQCQTDRSQHKNKDQAMKQLRAKLYELEMQKKNAAQQALEATKSDIGWGSQIRSYVLDQSRIKDLRTGVETSNTQAVLDGDLDPFIEASLKAGVGAV; the protein is encoded by the exons ATGTTAGAAGTCAATCAAATTAATATTACTCTGGCCGATTTGGAAAAGCGAGTCGAAGCGCTTCGGGGGTATCTT GACTTCGATAAGAAACGTGAACGTTTGGAAGAAGTGGCGCGAGAGCTGGAATCTCCGAATATCTGGGAAAATCCAGAACAGGCGCAAGCATTAGGACGCGAGCGCGCGCAGCTGGAAGGGGTGGTGCATCAATTACAAGCGTTAAGTCAAGCTATTTCTGATTTGTCGGAATTGTTTGAATTGGCGCGTGCTGAAGAAGATGAGCAAGCCATCCATGATGTTGCAGAGGAAATGGTTATGGTCGCTCGACAAGTGGAAACACTTGAATTTCGACGCATGTTTTCTGGTAAAATGGATAATTCTAACGCATTCTTGGATATTCAATCAGGTTCTGGTGGAACAGAAGCACAGGATTGGGCTGAAATGCTACTTAGGATGTATTTACGTTGGGGCGAGCAGCATGGTTTCGAAACGGAGTTGGTGGAATGTTCTGCTGGCGAAGTGGCTGGAATAAAAAGTGCGACCATTCATTTTACCGGTGAGTTTGCCTATGGGTGGCTGCGCACTGAAACGGGTGTCCACCGACTTGTAAGAAAATCGCCTTTTGATTCAGGGAATCGTCGTCATACTTCTTTTGCTGCCGTATTTGTGTCACCAGAAGTGGATGATGACATTGATATTGAAATTAATCCTGCAGATTTGCGTATTGACACGTACCGGGCTTCTGGTGCCGGTGGTCAGCATGTAAACCGAACGGATTCCGCTGTGCGCATCACACACGAGCCAACTGGCATTGTGGTGCAATGTCAGACTGATCGCAGCCAACATAAAAATAAAGATCAGGCCATGAAGCAATTGCGTGCCAAACTGTATGAGCTGGAAATGCAAAAGAAAAACGCGGCCCAGCAAGCGTTAGAGGCAACCAAATCGGATATTGGCTGGGGTTCCCAGATTCGCTCATACGTGCTGGATCAATCACGTATTAAAGATTTACGCACAGGCGTGGAAACAAGTAACACACAGGCTGTTCTCGATGGTGATCTCGATCCATTTATCGAAGCTAGCTTAAAAGCAGGAGTAGGGGCAGTATGA